Part of the Pomacea canaliculata isolate SZHN2017 linkage group LG11, ASM307304v1, whole genome shotgun sequence genome is shown below.
TTTTTGACTATGTTGGTGTTGGCAATTCGACCAGTAAGAAGAATGTTCACGCAAAAGCAGCACGTGACTTTACTATCTTGTGCGCGTTACGAGGAAGAATGCCAGTGAAGTCCCAGCAGCAGCTGTAAGTATTGCTGCTtctaattacttttattactaGAGAGATTCTCTACTGAAGTTTTCTAACCTTCTGGGAAAGCATCCGGCATGTAAAGCTAAACTTGTTGTTTGCCAAGTTTTATCCATAAAGTTATGGCTTCTTTTTCAGCCTGCCCCTTCTATCACAGCAGTAGATCAAACACCAGAACCATCAAGTCTGCCTTGTGGAATTATGATGCCGCATCAGAAGTTCCAAATGGGTCAttcgggggggggggcattCAGAGTTTAGACTTAACTATCGTTTTCGAAAAGAGAAATTCATTTCTGTTTACCTGATCATGAACGCTGATGGTTTTGTActtctgaataaaataaaacgcCATGAACACTACATAGACTAAGTTCAAACCCTAAAAAGCGTAAAATACTTCTAGGTCTTTGTAACCTGGTTGTAGTAAATGAACAGTGATGGGAAGTGAAGTTGTTGGCTAGGTATCATACTTTTTACCAATAGTAAAAGTATtgttttgcagaaaatattgttattgggAGATACCCAAGAGTGCACTTTTATGAGCAGtattgtaaaaatgtgtttaaaaaaggaagattaaaaagaagaaaaaaaaaatctctgtaaGATACAGGGTTCGCAGGGTCCTTACCTATCCTTACAAGTCCTTCGGTACAgaattttcgccgtaaggccttataagtgCTTGTATTTGCCATATGgtccttacaattcctcacacacgtccttacattttctctgtgatcCTTACAAGACCTTCTATCGATAAAATACTACTACAGACTGTACCGTACACTAAGTCGCATCCGCGCCTTTGGTTTTGACTTTTGCCTTTTGTCGGTGTCTTGTTGATCCCGATTTATTTTTCGTCGGGTGCTTGATGCGTGACCAGAAAGATAATGACCTGACAGCAGATATTGCACGGTGCCGCTGGTACATTGCTTGTGTACTTTAGTCACAACATAGTCCTATCATACAATCCTAATATGAAGATGACACTCCTGGCACTCTCTTCTAGCAACGAGGGTCCAGTTCTGTTTCCTCTCTTATGACCGCTCTACCAATCGTTGAGTACGTTACTCACAGTTCATCGTCCCTCTTAGGGGTGTCGCTCTCCATATGTCCAGCCAACTAGAATCCATTAACACAAATAcctgtacacacacgcacacacgacggccgtacacactggccgtgACGTCAGGCGGTTTCCGAGGTCACAGGGCAGGTACTCcgtggtgacgtcacggggctcctagcccacgtgctgTTCGGTGCTGAACCAAAATCACGTGGATCACTGAACGGTCCTGTGAGGCGATTCTTCCTTATCCAGAAAGGCTCCAATTCTTCAGCCCATAccattaaaacctgtaactagaggttacactatatatatatatactaccaTTCTAAACGATATTCTTCAATTCACATATCTTTCTTTCACATGTTTCCAAGTTCGAAACCTACGTAATTACTATTACCATTTcacaagaaataacagaaatatgtCATTAATACAATTCCATAAGTAATAACGGAAAAAGATGTCaaacctcgtctaggcgaggttaatccaACAACGGGTGAGTGGTCAGTACCGCCCGCACCCAGCTTGGATGGACACCACCCTCTACTACTTGACACCAAATCTGAACTCCGGAGATGTACACTCGTAACTCAGGCACGTCCTCTTCTCTCGGTATCCCTTGCCTGACTAAACATCCTTAACTCGTTTCCGCCAAAACCTACCGGTGAACTGTGTTCACCAAACACTTTCTGTCgcagttaaccctttcctttctACTGTTTTCATCCATTCAGCCATACATTCAACATGCACTTTTAGTCCGTGAGCCgcaaaagggttaaatattaaaacacgGGGGGCACGGACTGTCCGTGACATCGACAGCAGCTTTGGTCACGGTTGTCCGAGTTCTCCGACTTCCCCGTGGCATTAACTTTCGTCCTTACCCTAacccaggggtctcaaactcaatttacccgggggccactggaggcagagtctggatgaggccgggccgcatcaggttttccacaagaaaagctcttacaaaaacattccaatgttatcaaatgtcttatgttttcatcttatttttgtgttaaaaaataaaaataaattaacaaattcataagaaaaaataaatcaatcaataataaataaataaattgaaaatgaaaatataataataatacagcagatatagaagactgaagaaaatatagttgctgaccagagaaatgtattATGGCCACCGCCCGGACCATCcagaggacagttgacagaaactggaagttgcagactaaggagcgagagaggagaagatataacagtatcaaactcgggccgcactaacatgaaactttgatattgaggtgggggccgcaaaccccacgccaggtgactacacaacaaaccttgtGATGATGGAATGGAGAACAAATGAGTACATGATGGCCTTCACTTGcagaatttattgtgtaaaatgaATCTGTTTGAAGTTGCTCACATGAAAACATTCAACTAAAGCCAGCCTTTACCTTTGCCCTCTAACGACTTTATCAGACACGTCAGcctcttatttctttctttcaaaagagACTAGCTAATGGCAGGTATTATGACACTTAACATTGGAACCTCGCAATGAAGATTCTTTAAGAATAGTTTATTATGGTGGGTTTTACAATTATTGGTCATTGAAAACTCAACGATGCCTTCGTCCTTATAAACCGAGCTTCTTCAGTaagtaaagggagacaaataaaaacacaaagctgtttactgttttggtttcgggaaaacccGATAAAGTAGACTGCCTCCTTCTCAGGTTGTGTGGTCGTTGTTTACTTCTCACAAACAATAGAAGCAGCCAAGCAGCAAGGTAAGTTCGACTTATATCTAGCGTTGTACAAAGATTAATAGCATTACTAGACATCTTCAACAGCAGTACATCAATGATTTACAACTAGATAGTTTATTCTAGTCTTAAAATTTACCACATCATTACAATTACAGCACCAGAGACAACTCGGATCTGATCAAAGCCCCACACAACCCTCTCAACAGGTACAACAGCACACAGAAGCAAGTACGCAGTCAGTGAACCTTTACAACCTTGTGAAATTAATTCATTTGAACCCGGTCAACAGTAACGGTCGTACAGCAGGGATAGTTCACTGAGTGTTTGAACACTGAGTAGAAGAGAACTGCCACCGACAGACCCTGAACCATGTCTAGTGGTCCACCGTCACCTTCGCAACAGGCAAATGAAGGATGCTTTTCACCAAAGGCAAgcaaaatgtcatttattttattgtcacaaCTCATTGCTTTGCTCACGAAATCTGACTCAGGAATCGGGTCATTGGGTCAAAGGGTGTCGTTATCAACATCATGCTCCTTTTTCTGATTGTACCAATCGTTTTGAAATCGTGTAGTTTCTCTCAAAACGTCTTATGCTAGCTTTAGTTTGGGGCTGCCCTAGTAAATCCATTTGCTATCAAGGTCCACAGATGCCCTCATGTACATTAATGAAGCCGATTCACTCAATTGCGTATCAATGTAAGATAATGAGTCTGGGTTATGGCTAGAGTCTGTGTGTATAGGTGATTTAATTATGTAGACGAGACATTTCTCGGGGTGGTTAATGATTTCACAAACCTTGCATATTAATGAAACTAGTTTTATTGGGTAAGTCTTATTTCCcattaaaataattcattattttatttatttatttttcaagttagTTCTTATGGTTTCAGGCTTATTTAAATGAACTTGTAGATGCTGAGGAAGTAGACGCTTACCTGTATTGTACACCTGTACTAGATCTTTGCGTGTGCTGTCATCTACATGAAATTAGGTTAGTTAAGTCCCGGTAGTTGTTGACGCTGAATTTTCTGTCGTTTGTCAGGGCGGAGGGAGCAGCGGATCAGAAGGTGGGGGTGGTGGGAGAGAGTTCTATTCAGAATCGTCAGGACGACCAGGGGGCGGTGGACGTGTCAAACTTTACCTGCACGCCGTGACTGATGCACAAGCTGCCAGTCTTGTCAATACAGGTAGGTTTGTTGTAACATAGCCAAATATACTTTTATGAATAGTTCTATTTACTTAATCACACAAAACGAAATTCTTTGATGACACATATTGATTTCAAAATGATCTATTGACTTaagttcaaaacatttttatgcaaatCAGGAAATAACCACCCTCTCCAAGAAATCATAATGAAGACAGGTGCGGATGTACAGCTCGACCCTAATCCATCACCTGTACCAGGCATGACGATTGTCATCATTAAAGGTCTTCCATATCAGATCGAGATGGTTGTCAGGCTCATTACTCTTAAGACTGGCGCTCAGGTGTGTGACATGTCATAACAAGTGACACTGAACAGCGGAAGCAAACACTGAATGCAATTCTAGTTGAATATTAGACAAAGCggtatgaaataaaatagaatattcTTGTGTAGGTAATCCAGTTTTTAAGAGTTatttatagaatttttaaagAGTATGACACTAATATACacataacataaatatataaataaacattaaaatgtggTGTTGTTTTGGCATTATTTTGATACAGGGGACCATCTCAGAACAAGctcagacattctggctccagtgggttgaggcctcGTTCCCTGAActcgactcacgcgcctacttcctgcctcctgtctacttcaaccgcgtgccaaTGGTAAGACAGTctgttgctggtcaggatgttctggtccTTCAGTCAACATCTGGACAGGCCGATCAGTGGAGAAAGAACAAGTTGTGTCCACCTGAAGTTGCCCTCCCCCGTCCTACTCCCGTGTATAACAGCGACATCAGAGAggatgcagccatgcagcggGTTCTCTTCTGTCTGAAGGAATTTTCTGAGCAGAACGGAGAGGTAATGGTTGGAATGagtcagcttcagttcggagAATACCTAGGTGAACCTTGCTATGCTGCAGCGGCTGCCCAACTACCTGTATCCAAGACATTGCCTAACTCTTCTTCACGAGATAgacagggagactttgatgtgcttatCATTCACAAACTTTACGGTTTTGTTGTCTGTGAAGTGAAATCTATGGGTGATAAAATTAATCAGTTTACTTCAACAGACGAGGAATTCGATAATACCATTAGAAAGAAATTACTAGaggccgtgtcacagctggacaaggcggaggccatgttgtctcacctggtgtctgatgtctgtcccggtctgcgcatcactaagaccatcgctttccccaacctcacagCTTTTCAGGTAGAAAAGGCCATCACTGACCACCATGACTTGAGTCCGGTAATGACTGTAGCCACTGTATATCACCAGTCTCAAGAGATCAGATGTTTTTTGTTGCCGTCATCAGTCCTTTTCTTCTCGTATACACTCTCTCCCATATCCGGCAATCATTTAATTAAACTTGCAAGTATAAACACGGAATAGGCATTTGGCATTCatacttttacaaataaaaatatacaacaagaattatttctttgtttttcaaaacttaaGCATCAGGcacaatacacaatacacattACACAACAATTACATATTGGACTTAGGTATATGTAAAGATTGTTACCTTGGAATATCATTCCATCTCGTTTAAAGAGTTCCCTATATTACTCACAATAATAGGAAGGTGCTTGTGTAATAAAGACTAAAACATTTGCGGGTTTTGAAACTAATATTACACGTTTCACGCATAACACTGAGCATGCCTCTGATCACGTGTCTCATTAGACGTTGTTTCTCCTCCAGTAAAAATGTCCGCAGAAACAAACTCGGTCAAAGCAAAGCGAAGCGATATACTGTAGcactctaatttttttttcagaccttGTGTCGGTGTCTACAAACAACAGACCACACCTCCATcgctggtctgtgtctgtgctgtgaccAGTTGTCTGCCCCCAAGgcaccgtgtgacgtcagtagtcacgtgctgagggaactgggacactggtggcagcgacgtgtggctggggctggacctgacagtgaCGTGACACCTggggtgtacaagacactggtagccaggtgagtattacaaataattttagcaCAGTTACGTTAAACATAGACAATATACAATAATAGTATTAAAACATCCTAGTTTAGAGTTAGTTGAGGGTTAAGTATGTCTACATTACAGTTTGAAACAGACTTTATATGCAAACtagtatttttttacatttgtcttttatatttctgaGTAACAGAAGTAGcttaaatatattattgtcCCCTTCTTTGTGCAAAAGGTTCATCAAAGTGTTTATCAATCGTTGTAGATTCTGTGGTCcagcgacaacagtgagtgtgccatgcacatgtcctccacgtgtgagtgtcaagaccctgggtcaggccgtgtggtggacaggagagtgctatactgctgttatcacactcttcccggagcaagttcacctgctacacacggcgcctcccacactctttgtcaccggaccgcccggtacaggtaaaactgtggtgctgctgctgatggccatacagtggctgcggtgtggtcaccacgtctacgttgtcagttgAGGGACTCTCAGTCGTGCAGTGTCCAGCATGTTGTatcatctgctgctgcaaaCTGTCAACACTACATTGACAAACGGACAACTCCACCTTTTGCAGTATAGTTTTATTGACGACGATGACATCAACGATGACATCAACGACGACATCGACGATGACCACAACAAAGGAAACGTGGAGAAAGCTGTGGAACATTTGTCACAAGAAGCAAGGTGAGGCTCGCTGCACGTCATCGCCGATGAGGCGGGGCCTGAGTAAGTTGCACAGTTTATGATGTGTTAGCCTTGTATTGTGCTTTAGTTTTACCAGATTGACCTCAGCTATATCAAACAGGTTCATACGtctagtaatttttttaatgaaataaaatagatcTAACAGCCAGTTTCTTATTTTAGGGGTTTAATGAACATTTACTTATTCAATGAACTTGAGTAGTTCTAACTTgctaataataaactaataGTTAAACCGCTTACTACAGACACCATTTCTTATCAACAGGCGGGCCTTTAAGACTTTCTGTGAAAAGTTGCTGACAAAAGTTCCTGATGTCCATCTCTGGGCGGCAAGTTTTTACTGCAAGCACAtccccgccggctggcaagtggaatatttaacccgACCCctccgcttcccacccgctgtGGTCAGGGAAGTCATCAGGGATAAGAAAATCACTGACTACAGTAACATATGCCcctacagtgagcgaggtgtgcccgaccacacagacggcccacCAGTCAGACGACTACGTCATCAACATCAGTGTCCAGCTGAAGACCGGTcaggtgactgtgtcacgtgtggtCGTGAGCTGGCCAGCCTCCtgcacagtctccgtgttggtgatCCTGGTAGGTGTGATAATTACGTATCCtcgtaaaagaaagaaacataacctttaaaaatacaaaactaaaagcaaaatgtgtgtatatctaCGACACAAGctgtaaaaagtaaatacaatcTTTCTGGTCATGAAGCAATTTATCCTATTACATCAGGTACCCGTTACTGCACTCCGGGTATTTTACAGTCATTAGAACAGACGATACTCGAACCCCCGCTATCGTCTGCTTGGAAGGCAACCACattaagcaaaaaaatatttagttttgctcgaataaataaataaagcaatatGTATGCATGTTACCTTTCTATATCAAGTTTCACATTCTAATATTGCATTGACTTaattaacagaaatattttaaatgttataagTGAACGCTACAACTCAAGGGTCCTCATTACCTGGAGGTACAACACCACCAAacctacagtggagagacgttcTGGTGCTCTATGACTGGCATGGTGTAGGTGACAACTCGGGTATGGTGCAAGCACTgagagaagcgggtatcccagtccgggtgatgaaggatgaggacacagaggacgtggccacggcccgcagtgacgtggtgtgggtagCGAGCAGATACCGGGTGTacggtctggagagaaaagtcgttgTGTGCCTGGAAAACAAAGTTGACCGTGTTCACTCCATGTCCaggtgtacgtcacaacttgtcaTTGTCGAAGAGTAGGCAATCTGACTGACTGACACTGTCATGCAAGTCAGatatgttgtctgtgtgtgttagtgtgctgctagtttttattatttcagattttcCCACATTACATTGTTATGTGACGTTTTAGGTGAGTTGACATTGTAACCGGATGTTTTACGTGACGTGGCATTGTAACATGGCGTttaacatgacatgacactcTATCAGGATGTTAATGCCCACTTGCGTGATAAGAAACATCAGCTCAACAAGAACTATTTTACCATTGGGAtattttttgtcacattttcaaaGCTTCTGCAAAGTTTGAATCATGGCCTCAAGTCTGCAGAAACTTTAGTTTATAGTTTACTTTGGAAGAAATATTGAATAAAATGAGGTAAAAAATAGGATATGAATAGACTGTTCTTTAGACATTTTTGACTGATAGTTTATATCATGTGAAATCTCTAC
Proteins encoded:
- the LOC112574807 gene encoding uncharacterized protein LOC112574807 isoform X1: MSSGPPSPSQQANEGCFSPKGGGSSGSEGGGGGREFYSESSGRPGGGGRVKLYLHAVTDAQAASLVNTGNNHPLQEIIMKTGADVQLDPNPSPVPGMTIVIIKGLPYQIEMVVRLITLKTGAQGTISEQAQTFWLQWVEASFPELDSRAYFLPPVYFNRVPMVRQSVAGQDVLVLQSTSGQADQWRKNKLCPPEVALPRPTPVYNSDIREDAAMQRVLFCLKEFSEQNGEVMVGMSQLQFGEYLGEPCYAAAAAQLPVSKTLPNSSSRDRQGDFDVLIIHKLYGFVVCEVKSMGDKINQFTSTDEEFDNTIRKKLLEAVSQLDKAEAMLSHLVSDVCPGLRITKTIAFPNLTAFQVEKAITDHHDLSPTLCRCLQTTDHTSIAGLCLCCDQLSAPKAPCDVSSHVLRELGHWWQRRVAGAGPDSDVTPGVYKTLVAR
- the LOC112574807 gene encoding uncharacterized protein LOC112574807 isoform X2, with the protein product MSSGPPSPSQQANEGCFSPKGGGSSGSEGGGGGREFYSESSGRPGGGGRVKLYLHAVTDAQAASLVNTGNNHPLQEIIMKTGADVQLDPNPSPVPGMTIVIIKGLPYQIEMVVRLITLKTGAQGTISEQAQTFWLQWVEASFPELDSRAYFLPPVYFNRVPMVRQSVAGQDVLVLQSTSGQADQWRKNKLCPPEVALPRPTPVYNSDIREDAAMQRVLFCLKEFSEQNGEVMVGMSQLQFGEYLGEPCYAAAAAQLPVSKTLPNSSSRDRQGDFDVLIIHKLYGFVVCEVKSMGDKINQFTSTDEEFDNTIRKKLLEAVSQLDKAEAMLSHLVSDVCPGLRITKTIAFPNLTAFQTLCRCLQTTDHTSIAGLCLCCDQLSAPKAPCDVSSHVLRELGHWWQRRVAGAGPDSDVTPGVYKTLVAR
- the LOC112574836 gene encoding uncharacterized protein LOC112574836 — its product is MLYHLLLQTVNTTLTNGQLHLLQYSFIDDDDINDDINDDIDDDHNKGNVEKAVEHLSQEARRAFKTFCEKLLTKVPDVHLWAASFYCKHIPAGWQVEYLTRPLRFPPAVVREVIRDKKITDYSNICPYSERGVPDHTDGPPVRRLRHQHQCPAEDRSGDCVTCGRELASLLHSLRVGDPVNATTQGSSLPGGTTPPNLQWRDVLVLYDWHGVGDNSGMVQALREAGIPVRVMKDEDTEDVATARSDVVWVASRYRVYGLERKVVVCLENKVDRVHSMSRCTSQLVIVEE